The proteins below come from a single Acidovorax sp. NCPPB 4044 genomic window:
- a CDS encoding MFS transporter, producing the protein MASSTSALSPDSSACAGLSTPVLLLMATACGLCAGANYFNQPLLHSIAVQLGVGEATAALTVTIAQVSYAAGLLLLVPLGDKLERRRLVVGLMVLAACGLFLSGFAGSFGLLAAGTLMTGLFSVAAQVLVPMAATLAAPGRSGRAVGLVMSGLLVGILAARSVAGLLSGLGGWSLVYRVGGVAILAVALALWFALPAPRTPNPPSYAQVLRSLGTLAARHPRLRSRALLGGLSFGSVSVLFSTMALMLAGPSHQLGDAQIGLVGLAGVAGALMANWAGRLADQGHEQWTTRASVALLLASWVALWLGGASLPWFLVGVLAIDLALQGVHISNQNVIYALAPEARSRLNAVYMTSYFTGAALGSGLGSAAWQHGGWGATCAVGVAMAVANGMASWHDARLASNSAAQH; encoded by the coding sequence ATGGCATCCAGCACCTCCGCCCTCTCCCCCGACTCCTCTGCCTGCGCCGGCCTGTCCACCCCGGTGCTGCTGCTGATGGCCACGGCCTGCGGGCTGTGCGCCGGCGCGAATTACTTCAACCAGCCGCTGCTGCATTCGATCGCGGTGCAACTGGGCGTGGGCGAGGCCACCGCGGCGCTCACGGTGACGATCGCACAGGTGTCTTACGCCGCGGGCCTGCTGTTGCTGGTGCCGCTGGGCGACAAGCTGGAGCGCCGCCGCCTGGTGGTGGGCCTGATGGTGCTGGCGGCCTGCGGGCTTTTCCTGAGCGGGTTCGCCGGCAGCTTCGGCCTGCTGGCCGCGGGCACGCTGATGACGGGGCTCTTCTCCGTGGCGGCGCAGGTGCTGGTGCCGATGGCGGCCACGCTGGCCGCGCCGGGGCGCAGCGGGCGGGCGGTGGGCCTGGTGATGAGCGGCCTGCTGGTGGGCATCCTGGCGGCCCGCAGCGTGGCCGGGCTGCTGTCGGGCCTGGGCGGCTGGAGCCTGGTCTACCGCGTGGGCGGCGTCGCCATCCTGGCGGTGGCGCTGGCGCTGTGGTTCGCGCTGCCGGCGCCGCGCACGCCGAACCCGCCCAGCTACGCGCAGGTGCTGCGGTCGCTGGGCACGCTGGCGGCGCGGCACCCGCGGCTGCGCAGCCGGGCGCTGCTCGGCGGGCTCTCGTTCGGCTCGGTGAGCGTGCTGTTCTCGACCATGGCGCTCATGCTCGCGGGGCCCTCGCACCAACTGGGCGATGCGCAGATCGGGCTGGTGGGGCTGGCCGGGGTGGCCGGCGCCCTCATGGCCAACTGGGCCGGCCGGCTCGCGGACCAGGGGCACGAGCAATGGACCACCCGCGCCTCGGTGGCGCTGCTGCTCGCGAGCTGGGTGGCGCTGTGGCTGGGCGGCGCCAGCCTGCCGTGGTTCCTGGTGGGCGTGCTGGCCATCGACCTGGCGCTGCAGGGCGTGCACATCAGCAACCAGAACGTGATCTACGCCCTGGCGCCCGAGGCGCGGTCGCGCCTCAACGCGGTGTACATGACCAGTTACTTCACCGGCGCGGCGCTGGGCTCCGGCCTGGGCTCGGCCGCGTGGCAGCACGGAGGCTGGGGTGCCACCTGCGCGGTGGGCGTGGCAATGGCCGTGGCCAATGGCATGGCGTCGTGGCACGACGCGCGCCTGGCGAGCAACTCTGCGGCGCAGCATTGA
- the ylqF gene encoding ribosome biogenesis GTPase YlqF — protein MAIQWFPGHMHSTRKAIGERIKDIDVVIELLDARLPGSSANPLLSELTGHRPTLKVLNKQDAADAERTPDWLAWYNARPDTRAIALDASEPAPARRLIDGCHQLAPQRGGMAKPMRVLICGIPNVGKSTLINTLTGKTQAKTGDEAGITKLEQRITLADDFYLWDTPGMLWPRITVPESGYKLAASGAVGKNAYDEEEVALELLAYLQRHYAPLLDARYRLGLDAAAISALHDDELLTLIARKRGAVMSGGRANLQKAAELVLTDFRGAVLGRITLETPPEFEAWKAAADVQEAERAAKKAEREARRKGRPMPRSSDEEGA, from the coding sequence ATGGCCATCCAGTGGTTCCCCGGTCACATGCATTCCACGCGCAAGGCGATCGGAGAGCGCATCAAGGACATCGACGTCGTGATCGAGCTGCTCGACGCGCGCCTGCCGGGCTCCAGCGCCAACCCGCTGCTGTCGGAGCTGACCGGCCACCGGCCCACGCTCAAGGTGCTGAACAAGCAGGACGCGGCCGACGCCGAGCGCACGCCGGACTGGCTGGCCTGGTACAACGCGCGGCCCGACACGCGCGCCATTGCGCTGGATGCGTCCGAGCCCGCGCCTGCGCGCCGGCTCATCGATGGCTGCCACCAGCTCGCGCCCCAGCGCGGCGGCATGGCCAAGCCCATGCGGGTGCTGATCTGCGGGATCCCGAACGTGGGCAAATCCACGCTGATCAACACGCTCACCGGCAAGACGCAGGCCAAGACGGGCGACGAGGCCGGCATCACCAAGCTGGAGCAGCGCATCACGCTGGCCGACGATTTCTACCTGTGGGACACGCCCGGCATGCTCTGGCCGCGCATCACGGTGCCCGAGAGCGGCTACAAGCTCGCCGCGAGCGGCGCCGTGGGCAAGAACGCCTATGACGAGGAAGAGGTGGCGCTGGAACTGCTGGCCTACCTGCAGCGGCACTACGCGCCGCTCCTGGATGCGCGCTACCGGCTGGGCCTGGATGCGGCCGCGATCTCCGCCTTGCACGACGACGAGTTGCTGACGCTGATCGCCCGCAAGCGCGGCGCGGTGATGTCGGGCGGCCGGGCCAACCTGCAGAAGGCGGCCGAATTGGTGCTGACGGATTTCCGCGGCGCGGTGCTGGGCCGCATCACGCTGGAGACGCCGCCGGAGTTCGAGGCCTGGAAGGCCGCGGCCGACGTGCAGGAAGCGGAGCGGGCCGCGAAAAAGGCCGAGCGGGAGGCCCGCCGCAAGGGCCGGCCGATGCCCCGGTCTTCCGATGAAGAAGGCGCATGA
- a CDS encoding oxidoreductase-like domain-containing protein produces the protein MRTAAEAAQVFALLQAEAQARGIALRNPPQAPTTCCGRGCNGCVWEGFYAAASGWCEDADQALAGP, from the coding sequence ATGCGCACCGCCGCGGAGGCGGCGCAGGTGTTCGCCTTGCTGCAGGCCGAGGCGCAGGCCAGGGGCATCGCCCTGCGCAACCCGCCGCAAGCGCCGACCACCTGCTGCGGGCGCGGCTGCAATGGCTGCGTGTGGGAGGGCTTCTATGCCGCCGCCTCCGGGTGGTGCGAAGATGCCGACCAGGCGCTGGCGGGCCCCTGA
- a CDS encoding GAF domain-containing sensor histidine kinase, which yields MQALQHRSTEQAEPVSAPLQAQSRAAQAQSSLHRLRAVRASGLLDSPAEPGFDSLTATAARLLGAAACFISIVDEQRDFYKSQSGFPGPLADARQMGGLTFCHFTLDRDEALTIADTHADPRWQAVPTVQSMGVRAYVGVPLKLEGQNIGSFCVIDTVPRAWTADELETIRQLAVSAARELDLRAALVAAQQAAAMARGQALSRERVLAVVAHDLRTPLQVLQLSATRLQRGSEGPNEAIIQRMLSAVGIMATMVDGLLKPDDSASTVQAVAVASLAADAVHMMAPIAEKCRTALVVGPLPEAVVRVDYGQLVRVLGNLIGNSLKYSPAGSTVRLTGACSGTDAHPTVELTVTDNGVGMGPEEIARAFEPGWQSEAAKARNDGLGLGLGIVKSLVESNAGQVRMESSPGLGTAVTIALPRA from the coding sequence ATGCAAGCCCTCCAACACCGCTCGACCGAGCAGGCAGAACCCGTCTCCGCTCCCCTGCAGGCGCAGAGCAGGGCAGCACAGGCCCAGTCCTCCCTGCACCGCCTGCGGGCCGTGCGGGCCTCCGGCCTGCTGGACTCGCCGGCGGAACCCGGCTTCGACAGCCTGACGGCCACGGCGGCCCGCCTGCTGGGCGCGGCCGCGTGCTTCATCTCCATCGTGGACGAGCAGCGCGACTTCTACAAAAGCCAGTCCGGCTTCCCCGGGCCGCTGGCGGATGCGCGGCAGATGGGCGGGCTCACCTTCTGCCATTTCACGCTGGACCGCGACGAAGCCCTGACCATCGCCGACACCCACGCCGATCCGCGGTGGCAGGCCGTGCCCACGGTGCAGAGCATGGGAGTGCGCGCCTACGTGGGGGTGCCGCTCAAGCTCGAGGGGCAGAACATCGGCAGTTTCTGCGTCATCGATACCGTTCCGCGGGCGTGGACGGCCGATGAGCTGGAGACGATACGGCAGCTGGCCGTGTCCGCCGCCCGCGAACTGGATCTGCGCGCCGCGCTGGTGGCCGCACAGCAGGCGGCCGCCATGGCCCGCGGCCAGGCGTTGTCGCGCGAGCGGGTGCTGGCCGTCGTCGCACACGACCTGCGCACGCCGCTGCAGGTGCTGCAGCTGAGCGCCACGCGCCTGCAGCGCGGCAGCGAGGGCCCGAACGAGGCCATCATCCAGCGCATGCTCTCGGCCGTCGGCATCATGGCCACGATGGTCGACGGCCTGCTCAAGCCCGACGACTCCGCATCGACCGTGCAGGCCGTCGCGGTCGCATCGCTGGCGGCCGACGCGGTGCACATGATGGCGCCCATCGCCGAGAAATGCCGCACCGCGCTGGTGGTCGGCCCGCTGCCCGAGGCCGTGGTGCGCGTGGACTACGGCCAGCTCGTGCGCGTGCTGGGCAACCTCATCGGCAATTCATTGAAATACTCGCCCGCGGGCAGCACCGTGCGCCTGACCGGGGCCTGCAGCGGCACCGATGCGCACCCGACGGTCGAGCTGACCGTGACCGACAACGGCGTCGGGATGGGCCCGGAAGAAATCGCCCGTGCGTTCGAGCCCGGCTGGCAGAGCGAGGCCGCCAAGGCGCGCAACGACGGCCTGGGGCTGGGCCTGGGCATCGTGAAATCGCTCGTGGAATCGAATGCCGGGCAGGTCCGCATGGAAAGCAGCCCCGGCCTGGGTACCGCGGTCACCATCGCCCTGCCCCGCGCCTGA
- a CDS encoding LysE family translocator: MLTAAQILSFLLAALLITATPGPDNLMVLGMGMSRGRARGIAFGLGCALGCLSHTVLAVVGVSAMIAASPMAFTALKWVGGAYLVWLGIQALRHAGSGRLEAQGLPGQLLRTLFAKGMVANAVNPKVVLFFLSFLPQFVVPSQGAVGLQLGVLGLVFTLQAAVLFGLLGYFAGAIGGWLNRRPRAGLWLDRIAGTVFIGLGLRMVAAR, from the coding sequence ATGCTGACCGCCGCCCAGATCCTCTCCTTTCTCCTGGCCGCCCTCCTGATCACCGCGACGCCGGGGCCGGACAACCTCATGGTGCTGGGAATGGGCATGTCGCGCGGGCGGGCCCGGGGCATCGCTTTCGGGCTCGGCTGCGCGCTGGGGTGCCTGAGCCACACGGTGCTGGCGGTGGTGGGGGTGAGCGCGATGATCGCGGCCTCACCGATGGCCTTCACGGCGCTCAAGTGGGTGGGCGGCGCCTACCTCGTTTGGCTCGGCATCCAGGCACTGCGCCACGCGGGCAGCGGGCGCCTGGAGGCGCAGGGCCTGCCGGGCCAGCTGCTGCGCACGCTGTTCGCCAAGGGCATGGTGGCGAATGCCGTCAATCCCAAGGTGGTGCTGTTCTTTCTCTCGTTCCTGCCGCAATTCGTGGTGCCTTCGCAGGGCGCCGTGGGGCTGCAGCTCGGGGTGCTGGGGCTGGTGTTCACGCTGCAGGCTGCCGTGCTGTTCGGGCTGCTGGGCTATTTCGCGGGGGCCATCGGCGGCTGGCTGAACCGCCGGCCGCGCGCGGGGCTGTGGCTGGACCGCATCGCCGGCACGGTGTTCATCGGGCTCGGCCTGCGGATGGTGGCTGCCCGCTGA
- a CDS encoding thiamine pyrophosphate-binding protein, protein MPSSPSASLPASPATARPAPALRTGGQVLVDQLILHGVRQLFCVPGESYLAVLDALHDADIAVTVCRQEGGAAMMAEAQGKLTGQPGICFVTRGPGATNAAAGIHIAHQDSTPLIVFVGQVARGALGREAFQELDYPAVFGTLCKWVVQVDDAKRLPELVSRAFHAATSGRPGPVVVALPEDMLTDAVQVADALPYSVAETHPGADALTELAGRLAAAERPVAILGGSRWSEAAVRDFAAFAEAWSLPVYCSFRRQMLFPASHGSYGGDLGLGVNPKIVARIRASDLVVLVGGRLSEIPSQGYGLLDIPVPAQPLVHVHADADELGRLYRPTQAIHATPQAFAAALAGVRPAAPVRQTGQAAEAHAEYLAWSDPAPIRIPGPLQMGEVMQHLRAVLPADAIFCNGAGNFATWVHRFWPFTAYAGQLAPTSGSMGYGLPAGVGAKRLWPQREVVVFSGDGDFLMHGQEFATAVQYGLPLIVVLLDNAMYGTIRMHQEREYPGRVSATQLKNPDFKAYAQAFGGHGERVERTEDFAPALARARASGLPCVLHCLLDPEAITPTGTLAGIRGAAQAAGR, encoded by the coding sequence ATGCCCTCCTCACCCTCCGCCTCCCTCCCTGCCAGCCCCGCTACGGCGCGGCCTGCCCCTGCGCTCCGCACCGGCGGCCAGGTGCTGGTCGACCAGCTCATCCTGCACGGCGTGCGCCAGCTCTTCTGCGTGCCCGGCGAAAGCTATCTGGCCGTGCTGGACGCGCTGCACGATGCCGACATCGCCGTCACCGTCTGCCGCCAGGAGGGCGGCGCGGCGATGATGGCCGAGGCACAGGGCAAGCTCACCGGCCAGCCCGGCATCTGCTTCGTCACGCGCGGGCCGGGCGCCACCAACGCCGCGGCGGGCATCCACATCGCACACCAGGATTCGACGCCGCTCATCGTGTTCGTAGGGCAGGTGGCACGCGGCGCGCTCGGCCGCGAGGCCTTCCAGGAGCTGGACTACCCGGCCGTCTTCGGCACGCTGTGCAAATGGGTGGTGCAGGTGGACGACGCGAAGCGCCTGCCCGAACTGGTCTCCCGCGCCTTCCATGCGGCCACCTCCGGCCGGCCGGGGCCCGTGGTCGTGGCACTGCCCGAAGACATGCTGACCGATGCGGTGCAGGTGGCCGATGCCCTGCCCTACTCCGTGGCCGAGACGCACCCCGGCGCCGACGCGCTGACGGAGCTGGCGGGGCGGCTCGCAGCCGCCGAGCGGCCGGTAGCCATCCTGGGCGGCAGCCGCTGGTCCGAAGCCGCGGTGCGCGACTTCGCTGCCTTCGCCGAGGCGTGGTCGCTGCCGGTCTATTGCTCCTTCCGCCGGCAGATGCTGTTTCCGGCCAGCCACGGCAGCTATGGCGGCGACCTGGGGCTGGGCGTGAATCCGAAGATCGTGGCGCGCATCCGCGCGAGCGACCTGGTCGTGCTGGTGGGGGGCCGGCTGTCGGAGATTCCCTCGCAGGGCTATGGGCTGCTGGACATCCCCGTGCCCGCGCAACCGCTCGTGCATGTGCATGCCGACGCGGACGAGCTGGGCCGCCTCTACCGCCCCACGCAGGCGATCCATGCCACGCCGCAAGCCTTCGCCGCCGCGCTGGCCGGCGTGCGGCCCGCCGCCCCGGTACGCCAGACCGGACAGGCCGCCGAGGCCCACGCCGAGTACCTCGCGTGGAGCGATCCGGCGCCCATCCGCATTCCCGGACCGCTGCAGATGGGCGAGGTGATGCAGCATCTGCGCGCAGTGCTGCCCGCCGATGCCATCTTCTGCAACGGCGCGGGCAACTTCGCCACCTGGGTGCACCGCTTCTGGCCGTTCACCGCCTATGCGGGCCAGCTCGCGCCCACCAGCGGATCGATGGGCTATGGCCTGCCGGCGGGCGTGGGCGCCAAGCGGCTGTGGCCACAGCGCGAGGTGGTGGTTTTCTCGGGCGACGGCGACTTCCTGATGCACGGGCAGGAGTTCGCCACCGCCGTGCAATATGGCCTGCCGCTCATCGTCGTGCTGCTGGACAACGCCATGTACGGCACCATCCGCATGCACCAGGAGCGCGAATATCCCGGCCGCGTGAGTGCAACGCAGTTGAAGAACCCGGATTTCAAGGCCTACGCCCAGGCTTTCGGCGGGCATGGGGAGCGCGTGGAACGCACGGAAGACTTCGCCCCCGCCCTGGCGCGCGCCCGCGCGAGCGGCCTGCCCTGCGTGCTGCATTGCCTGCTGGATCCGGAGGCCATCACGCCCACGGGAACCCTCGCCGGAATCCGCGGCGCGGCCCAGGCAGCAGGCCGCTGA
- the gshA gene encoding glutamate--cysteine ligase codes for MTSHLQQKIRTLSASRLTGMRRGIEKEGLRVLPTGGLALTPHPLALGSALTHPHITTDYSESQIELITGARLSVQECLEELTEVHQFVLRTLSAQGGEMLWVSSMPCGLPTDETIPIARFGASNVGRAKSVYRMGLGHRYGRRMQTISGIHYNWSMPGVTSDEYFALIRNFRRQAFLLLYLFGASPALCDCFVQGREHGLQRLGADALYLPHATSLRMGRLGYQSDAQATLAVSYNGLEGYADSLHEALTRPYPAYEALGVRNPGGDYNQLGTSLLQIENEFYGTIRPKRTVRPGERPLHALRDRGVEYVEVRLMDLDPFAPVGIEAPTMRLLDVFLLHCLLSESPPDTPAEIAALKRNQHLTAERGREPGLCLERGGQQVPLVEWGAQILSECAPIAAALDAAEGTQAHAAVLHAAQALLRQPDATPSARVLARMAEAHGQSFTHFALTQSAAARDALVGLPWSGAQQARYERMAAESLAEQKAIEAADTLDFETWRERYMAIDAVPTPGDAPVTQTV; via the coding sequence ATGACGAGCCATCTGCAGCAGAAAATCCGCACGCTGTCCGCGAGCCGGCTGACGGGCATGCGCCGCGGCATCGAGAAAGAGGGCTTGCGTGTGCTGCCCACGGGGGGATTGGCGCTCACGCCGCATCCGCTGGCGCTCGGCTCCGCGCTCACGCACCCGCACATCACCACCGATTACAGCGAATCGCAGATCGAACTCATCACGGGCGCGCGGCTGTCCGTGCAGGAATGCCTCGAGGAATTGACCGAAGTCCACCAGTTCGTGCTGCGTACGCTCTCTGCGCAAGGTGGAGAGATGCTGTGGGTGTCGAGCATGCCCTGCGGCCTGCCGACCGACGAGACGATCCCGATCGCGCGCTTCGGTGCCTCCAACGTGGGCCGGGCCAAGAGCGTCTACCGCATGGGGCTGGGGCACCGCTACGGTCGCCGCATGCAGACCATTTCCGGCATCCACTACAACTGGTCGATGCCCGGGGTGACGAGCGATGAGTACTTTGCGCTCATCCGCAACTTCCGCCGGCAGGCGTTCCTGCTGCTCTACCTCTTCGGCGCTTCCCCTGCGCTGTGCGATTGTTTCGTGCAGGGACGCGAGCACGGACTCCAGCGCCTGGGCGCCGACGCGCTGTACCTGCCGCACGCCACGTCGCTGCGCATGGGCCGCCTGGGCTACCAGAGCGATGCGCAGGCCACGCTGGCCGTGAGCTACAACGGCCTGGAAGGCTACGCCGATTCGTTGCACGAGGCCCTCACGCGGCCCTATCCGGCCTACGAGGCGCTGGGCGTGCGCAATCCCGGGGGCGATTACAACCAGCTCGGCACCAGCCTGCTGCAGATCGAGAACGAGTTCTACGGCACCATCCGCCCCAAGCGCACGGTGCGTCCCGGCGAACGCCCCCTGCATGCGCTGCGCGACCGCGGCGTGGAGTACGTGGAGGTGCGGCTGATGGACCTGGACCCATTTGCGCCCGTGGGCATCGAGGCGCCCACCATGCGGCTGCTGGATGTATTCCTGCTGCATTGCCTGCTGAGCGAAAGCCCGCCGGATACGCCGGCCGAGATCGCCGCATTGAAGCGCAACCAGCACCTCACGGCCGAGCGCGGACGCGAGCCCGGCCTGTGCCTGGAGCGTGGCGGCCAGCAGGTGCCGCTGGTCGAATGGGGCGCGCAAATCCTTTCCGAATGCGCACCCATTGCCGCTGCGCTCGACGCGGCAGAAGGCACGCAGGCCCATGCCGCGGTGCTGCATGCGGCCCAGGCCCTGCTGCGGCAGCCGGACGCCACGCCCTCCGCGCGCGTGCTCGCCCGCATGGCCGAGGCCCACGGCCAGAGCTTCACCCACTTCGCGCTGACGCAGTCCGCCGCTGCCCGCGATGCCCTGGTCGGGTTGCCCTGGTCCGGTGCCCAGCAGGCCCGCTACGAACGCATGGCGGCAGAGTCTCTGGCCGAGCAGAAGGCCATCGAAGCGGCGGACACGCTGGACTTCGAAACCTGGCGCGAGCGCTACATGGCCATCGATGCCGTGCCCACGCCGGGCGACGCCCCGGTGACGCAGACGGTCTGA